atatcttctctatgtttctgccttgttacttcctggagtcgactcgtactatccaggagtcgactcgaggactattcttttgaattttcctttgaatttgctcttccaacttgagtcctttgaatttgaaacttgggccaatgaagtgtaactttcttccaacttttcttgagaactttggagttcttcttgtgttcttccaacttgctatgttccttgcaaaataaatatctttctccttgcaacacaaacattagtatttatacttcaaggttttgtgatcatcaaaatcaatctttaaatcaatctttgggtcatcaaatgCACTGTACCGGACGAGGCCAAGCCCGAACCTGAGCCTACGCCAACAGAGCGGACCCCGAGCTTGGCGTGGGCTCTGcacgtcgatggctcttcaaactcggaggGTAACGGAGCAGGTCTCATCCTCACGAGCCCGGATGGGGTGGTTGCCGAACAAGCtctacgcctcgagtttcctgcttccaacaacatggcggaatatgaagcgctcgtcgccgggctcaagctagccagaGAGCTAGGAGTAAAGGACCTGAGGGCCTTCagcgattctcagctcgtcgtcaactaAATCCTGggtgacttcgaagccagagaccccacAATGCAGGAGTATCTTCGGAAGGTACGGGACCTCACCTCGACCCTGAATTCTTTCCACATCCAACATGTCGCCAGGTCAGAGAACCTTAGAGCCGACCAGCTGTCAAAGCTAGCATCCTCTCGTATGTGCGAGCTTCCCAGAACGGCGGCACTAGAATATCTCCAAAAACCCAGTACGGAGGAGCTCGAGCAGGCCCTTGCATTGAGTTTGAGCCAAGCTAgatggacgagctcatcagctatctgcaagacgaagtcctccccagtGATGAACGTGAGGCTCGCCGAGTGAAGCGTTCTGCCGCCTGGTACATATTGCACGAGGGAAAGCTTTATCGAATatctttcacctctcccctcctcagatgcctccgcccgacAGAGGCTGATTATGCAATGCgtgaagtccatgaaggaatttgtggaaatcatctgggGGGACGAGCAGTGGCCCATAAGattttgcgccaaggatactacTGGCCGACACTCTAGAAAGATGCCTTCGACTTCGTCCGAATGTGCGACCAATGccagaggaacgccaatgtCCAACGCCGACCCTCGGCTCCGTTAACCTCCATCAGCtctccttggccttttgcccagtgggggatcgacatcttgGGACCATTCCCTCTGGcgaccgggcaaagaaaattcctagtcgtctccatcgactattttaccaagtgggtggaagccgagctgctcgcccggatcaccgagcagaagatgcggaattttgtctggaagtcaataatctgcagattcggactcccccgcatcctcatatcagacaatggccgccagttcgacaacctccgctttagagaattctgctccgagcttggcatcgaccaccgcttcacctcggtcgcgcaccctcagacaaacggagaaaccgaggtgacaaatcgtactattttgcaggggctcaaagccaggctcgacaaatccaaaggacagtgggtcgaagacctatacaatgtcttgtgggcttaccggaccacattctgtgtccccaccggcgagactcccttcaatttaacatatggaacggaagctgtcatcccgttggagatcgggcTCCCTTCTCCGAGGGTAGAACACTatgatgccagctccaactcctcaCAGCTCCGAAACAACCTGGACCTAATCGAGGAGACAAGGAAGGCCGCCCAAGTTCGcatggcaaggtaccagcaaaagacagcgcagtactacaacgccagagtCAAAATTAAATCCTTCAAagcaggggacctcgtccttagaagagccgaggcctcccgaccgaccgagcaaggaaaacTGGCTCCAAATTGGGAGGGACCTTATCGAGTCACATACGTCCGGCGGCCCGGAACTTACAAGCTGGAGTCTCTCGACGGGACtcccattccacgaagctggagttctgaaaatctccgcgtgtactacCAGTAGAACCCCGAAGGGTTTCCCATTTTTTAATCATAAATCTCATTTTACAACAGCTTATGTGCCTTGTTCAAATCCGCCAATTCTCTTAATGATTGTCTCATGGTACCAGCTCGTCATTCAGCATAGAGCGGAGCCGGGCACCTTGACGAAACCTTGGagcatcaaacatcgagctcggctcgatctccatcaaacatcgagctcggttcgatctccatcaaacatcgagctcggctcgatctccatcaaacatcgagctcggctcgatctccgccAGATAcctcgaccacggtcgggatgccccgatacttcgcGATGATGAAGCACCTACGTGGTCTCCCcgaagatgttcgtgagttcgtgagttcgtgagcTCGAGGTGCAgcctccatcaaacatcgagctcggctcgatctccatcaaatatcgagctcggctcgatctccatcaaacatcgagctcggctcgatctccatcaaacatcgagctcagCTCGATCTCCGCCAGATAcctcgaccacggtcgggatgccccgatacttcgggatgatGGAGCACCTACGTGGTCTCCCcgaagatgttcgtgagttcgtgagttcgtgagcTCGAGGTGCAgcctccatcaaacatcgagctcggctcgatctccatcaaacatcgagctcggctcgatctccatcaaacatcgagctcggctcgatctcctaTTTGTGATCAGTGAAACATCCGTGATAGGCAACAATCTCTGATGGCAATTGGCTTCTATTTATGCCGGCGTCCCCAAAGaatggactccgagcagaagagTATCCTCAAAATCGCCAGGCGAAGTTCACAGCCTCGGCGTAAGACGCTcatggtaccaggtacccattcaattaatgtctttacattatttcattTACTTCATTCCTGATTAATTAGTTACCTGAATGAAACCCCGGCCAGCGTCGAGGTACCTGGTCGGGCCAATCATTGCTCGGCCTCACCCGTCCCACATGCACTATTCGATAGCGAGCTATAGCCTAATTTATACCGGCAGCTCGATGAATCCTCATCCCGAGCTTCGGGACATCCGACTTGGTTGTCGAAAGAAGTCCGACAATCCGCCTCGGCAACCTAAGGTCCGAGTTTGAAATCCGAATAAAGTTCGAGTTTAGTGACTTGTGGTCCTGGGGCTCGGCCGAATTCTGAGCTAAGCTCGAAAAGGCTTGCCGAGCCTAAGCGTATCCTAGACATAAGCATCGCGATATCACTGGTCGAAGGTCCGAGCAGCGAAAATTCATACCTAAGCTCGGACTAGACAAATATGCCAAACTTGAACGCAGATCTAACTGCATAGCGGACGAAATTGGGGCTGCAGAGCCCAAGTACTTGGAACCTAAAGCGGATCCAAGTTAAGAAACCTAGGACTACCGAAAATCAAAACACAAGCCAATTGCGAGTTACGAAAAAATATCTATTCAAAGGTATTCATTTAAAGgagcccgtaggctaagtacaaagctCGAGCTCGGCCTCAACAGTATGGAGGCCATCCcaatttacaaaaagaaaaacgaaAAACTTTAAGGCTCGGCCCTACTGTCCTCGACGACTTCAGGAACGGCTGGCTCCTCCGCAACCGAGGCCTCTACCTCAGTAGCCTCAGCAGCCTCAGGAGCAACCTTAGGAGCAGCCTCAGGAGCAGCCTCGGCGACCTCGGGAGCAGCCTCGCCCGCCTCGGCCGAGCCCTCCTGGTCAGCCCCGTCAGATGCCGGAGCTTCCGCCTCCGCCCCGGGCTCCTCGACCCTCGCTCCTGGTTGAAGCAGGTTAAGGTCGAAGTCTGGAAGAAGTCGCCGCAGCTGGTtgcggaagtccttgaagccctggatgagcccgtttacgccttcctcttccagtaagtcgcgaaactcttccgattcacgGAAGAGTTTAACGGCGTCTTGggcctgctcccgagcctccttctcccgagcctcgtggtaggCAGCCTTCCGctccaaattttttattttttgttcgcGATCGACGAGCAAAGATTGCGCGTCAAGCAAACGGGCCTCGAGCTCTTGGGCCTTAAGGTGAGcttcccccacctcctgctcacgGATAGCGAGCGATGACTCGGCCTCCGCCAGACGAGCCTCCGCGGCGCGCACTTCAGATCTGACAAGTGCGTGCGCACCCTTCTCCTCTTCGAACTCGGCGGTCAGAGCCCGAATCTCGCCCTCGGACGCCCCTATTCTTGTCTGGAGCTCCAAGCGCTCGGTCTCGGATACCAGGCGCCTCGCCTCAGCCTCCTCATGCCCCCGCTGATGCCTTCAGGCTCGCTCCCGATAATCCTGGATTATATGCATCAGCGTCTCCGTCTCGTGCAGATGCTGCAAAAAAGGGACGTGAGAAACGAATTTAAAATAAACTTGCACCAATATAGTTGCACAAATAAAGAGGTTAACTTACCCGGACGGAAGAGCAAATGGCAGAGTCCATGAAGGCGCCATAGTTCATGGACCGGATCTTGGCCTGGtcagccgggagcagcgcgacccgaagaaCCTCGCGCGCTACCTGGGGGTTATCGAGagccgagtcgccctcgaaaACCGCCCACCCGGGAGCGTAAGGCACCCGCTCCCGGGGGCCCGATGAGCCCGGAAGGCCGGCCTCGGCTGGCCTGGGCGGAGCCAACCCCGCAGCTTCTTGACTATTCCCCGGCTCGGGACTGGGGAATTGGGGTCGGACAGGCGGCCGACCTGACTGCCGCAAAGTGGGGGGGGGCGCGCAAGTACCAAATCCGCCGTTGAGGTCCTCCCTCCCTGGTCGGTACCCGGGgcttcctgccgaccaggaattTGCAAAATTGGCGCCGGGCACGGGAGCGCCATCGCGACTCCACCGGAGATTGCGTCCCTGGAACGTGGGCCCTCCCTCCGACCAGCTTCAAAATGCGCATTGCTGGGAGCGCCCGTCTCGGCCGCCGTGGTCGCCGAGaccttcgctttcttcttcggcTCGGTCGGCTCCCCCGCGAGCTTGGCCGCCCTCTTCTGAAAACGGGCATACAAGACCTCGCTCTTAGTCACCATTTTTGCAATATCTGCAAAGACGAGCAGGATTAGCACAGAATAATAGCAAAATAAAAGTAACTCTCTCTTAttacccttaccctgaggacgcgccgagctcaggccaacaTTCACTAGAGCGTCCTCGCTTATGAGGCCACTCAGCAGAATaccgtccccgaggctgcgaACGGTGTCAAGGATCCCCTCCTTGCGCGAAGAAAGCTTGGGGACTTTATTGACGGCCCTAAGTCGGCTCGGCCTCCACCTAGGGTCGAACCCCCATGTCCGCTCGGAGcctaggaagaagaatttcttcttccactCACGAATGGACGATGGGGCGCCctggaagagtggccgacccgcccgaagggcgacgtagagccactctccgtctcccgggttcgacttcaacatgaaaagtcgccggaaaacgttcacagaggtcggaatcccgaACGCCAAACACAGCGACAGAAAACCGACGAttgtcctccaggcattcggagcgAGTTGCGCCGGGACCAACTGGTACTCCGTGAGCAGCTCGTTCACGAACCCGTGAAAAGGAAATCGTAGGCCGGCCCAAAGTGCCTCCAggtacactccgatccggcctaccggggGATTCGTTATCCGATCCCCCGGTCTGGCGagctccaaacggaaccctcatAGAGGAAAGAACCATTCCTCGATCATCTCGACCTCCAACTCGCTCATAATGGACTTAGTATCACTCGGACCGGGACCcattaggaagaagaaaggaaaggatTCTGGGAGGATAGAAAAAAGGAGGGACCTGTGAAGGACGCCGGAGATAAGAAGCTTCGGACTGAGAAAAGCTGGAGGAAGGAGACAATAAGAAAGTAGCAGGAGGCCAGGTGAGGATTTATATAAATCCctccaacggcccagatcagcgAGAAAAAATGCTGCTCCCCGTCCAGATCACGGCGCGTGTTGGCCCGAAAGATGGAGCGCCATATTCAATTCGGGCTGACGCATCGAACACAGAAGCGCctcgtcggatcgtgcggccctatcatgagcccacgacgcgaggacgcttcggagAAGGCACCCTAATAATGAGACgtttcgggaaagaagagacgccgcctattaaaacCACCTCGAAGCGCACGATAATTCGAAACGCGCGATAATTCGAAATTTCCTTAACTCATAATGGCCCGActaaaactacttcccgcgctcaagctggtggccagctggaactcggaagtcgggggtagtgttgggggggaAACCCAAGTCGTGCCAGTccaaaggcgctcggccagggagcgccgaccagaaaggcgctcgaccagaagggcgcccgaccagaaaggcgctcgaccagaaaggcgcccgCCGAGCAACTAGCTCGGCTCGGCGCCCGACCAGgtgccgagcccatgccttgtCCAAATATCCAACCTCAACCTAATCCCTTAGAGAATATGACAACCAAATACCCGACCCCATCGTACTCTGTTTCTGTCATCAAGCCATTAAGGCACGTGATCTCCGCAGGCCTTCGGCACGTCCTACCATTAATGCGCGTGACCCCTGCAGACCTCCAATGCACCCAACCATTAAATggacacggctcaagacgatctccggatcactggaccatcaaagcgtatggctctccctaatcaccggttcactcagcaatcaatgcacttgccaTCCACGAACcctaggcccaccacggccggcggttcaaccactccaacaggtccgatcaacTATGACAGTTCGCTGACTCCGGTGTGATCCGGTCTTATTCTCCCCAAagccattaatgagcatgatcgtaCCCAATTATCACAAAGAGACAATCTACCCCGTCACCTCTCAGGTAACAcaatatccttctataaaagggaacctggggggaaagAAAAGGGGAGGAACACACGAGAACAAACATTCTTCTCTTTTACTCCACTCATAtactagccccctctgacttaagcatcggagggccggcgctggagatcccggccaccggctttcttgcaggactcttcgaggaggacgccgccagctgaCGCGCCGCCAACTACTGTTCCaacagcggagctcctcccctctcagcccacggtcgcccccgggtccaatttccagcaacaagttggataataaataccagaaagaacattagtagcattataaaaactaagcaaaaaatcttccaaaattttttctttattccaatcaatttcagtcaatgtaaagcctaatccacgatcattaatatatgcacttaataagttttta
The Phoenix dactylifera cultivar Barhee BC4 unplaced genomic scaffold, palm_55x_up_171113_PBpolish2nd_filt_p 000572F, whole genome shotgun sequence genome window above contains:
- the LOC120106581 gene encoding cytochrome c1-like, with the translated sequence MGESSLATVGDRKGGLEPEGPVLAGHPSMGGYATVTTRGHIAKMVTKSEVLYARFQKRAAKLAGEPTEPKKKAKVSATTAAETGAPSNAHFEAGRREGPRSRDAISGGVAMALPCPAPILQIPGRQEAPGTDQGGRTSTADLGFKDFRNQLRRLLPDFDLNLLQPGARVEEPGAEAEAPASDGADQEGSAEAGEAAPEVAEAAPEAAPKVAPEAAEATEVEASVAEEPAVPEVVEDSRAEP